The Streptomyces laurentii genome contains a region encoding:
- a CDS encoding hypothetical protein (identified by MetaGeneAnnotator; putative;~predicted protein [Streptomyces albus J1074]), which yields MIQPDQDAPAWFASVAVLDEGGYEVVRREHDVTVETSNDRIAGDLTKWLAARASSNTAWRSDQCPASARMELGLLSVQLNPGGHVPFACQQFS from the coding sequence GTGATCCAGCCCGACCAGGACGCCCCCGCCTGGTTCGCCTCCGTCGCCGTCCTGGACGAGGGCGGATACGAGGTCGTCCGCCGCGAACACGACGTGACCGTCGAGACCAGCAACGACCGCATCGCGGGCGACCTCACCAAGTGGCTGGCCGCCCGCGCTTCCTCAAACACGGCCTGGCGGTCTGATCAGTGCCCGGCCTCAGCCCGCATGGAGCTGGGGCTCCTGAGCGTTCAGCTCAACCCCGGTGGCCACGTTCCTTTTGCCTGTCAGCAGTTTTCGTGA
- a CDS encoding hypothetical protein (identified by MetaGeneAnnotator; putative;~sequence version:1): MTDFVREGRLFRVTGFHPSHRQLTLASEATLVDRTTTRIEVWIGHVELMFLKPHYRNGLHIRRATEAEFGVLSERHGIQAQDAAYTWMLEPDGDSFVVGGNPSWREAEYALMGERESLYDGPWPPDFPAESGNVY, translated from the coding sequence ATGACGGATTTCGTTCGGGAGGGGCGACTCTTCAGAGTCACCGGATTCCACCCCTCGCACCGGCAGCTGACGCTGGCCAGTGAGGCCACCCTGGTGGACCGGACCACGACGAGGATCGAGGTCTGGATCGGGCATGTGGAACTGATGTTCCTCAAGCCCCACTACCGGAACGGGCTCCACATCCGGCGGGCGACCGAAGCCGAGTTCGGCGTGCTCAGCGAACGGCACGGCATCCAGGCGCAGGACGCCGCCTACACCTGGATGCTGGAGCCGGACGGCGACAGCTTCGTCGTCGGCGGCAATCCGAGCTGGCGGGAAGCGGAATACGCGCTGATGGGCGAGCGGGAGTCGTTGTACGACGGGCCCTGGCCGCCGGACTTCCCGGCGGAGTCGGGGAACGTCTACTGA
- a CDS encoding hypothetical protein (Bacterial pre-peptidase C-terminal domain; pfam04151;~Collagenase; pfam01752;~Peptidase family M9 N-terminal; pfam08453;~SC10A5.17, probable protease, len: 865 aa; similarto many members of the peptidase family M9 (zinc me talloprotease) eg. COLA_VIBAL P43154 microbial collagenase precursor from VIBRIO ALGINOLYTICUS (814 aa), fasta scores; opt: 1357 z-score: 1196.6 E(): 0, 36.0% identity in 773 aa overlap. Contains N-terminal signal sequence and PS00142 N eutral zinc metallopeptidases, zinc-binding region signatur e;~identified by MetaGeneAnnotator; putative;~polycystic kidney disease I (PKD) domain; similar to other cell-surface modules, with an IG-like fold; domain probably functions as a ligand binding site in protein-protein or protein-carbohydrate interactions; a single instance of the repeat is...; cd00146;~protease [Streptomyces coelicolor A3(2)]) yields MPLALTLAMGIGLLAQPAGATENAEPAARITAEGPDRAEPAPVGQHTTAETEHVAKGRLKASQLPPLAASKDALKVDYGKTVKPPVPSSTSAEKAFGGAVGEKSAAACNVSDFTSRTGSALVQQIKASTVDCVNTLFKLTGNDAYYAFREAQMSTVAYALRDGSTSYPGDSSTGMPQLVLYLRAGYYVHYYNADAVGSYGSGLQTAIRAGLDAFFASAHSRDVTDANGETLSEAVTLIDSAEENARYIYVVKRMLADYDSSWNASWWMLNAVNNVYTVTFRGHQVPAFVTAVQSDPSLVDALYGFAIGHVALLGTDQSYLTSNAGRELGRFLQHSALQPKVRPLADGLLNASSIKGVTAPLWVGVAEMADYYDKANCSYYGTCNLQSQLEKAVLTVTYPCSSSITIKAQQMTSSELSSSCSSLRDQDAYFHSAVRDNGPVANDKNSTIEVVAFDSSTDYQTYAGAMYGIDTNNGGMYLEGDPAAAGNQPRFIAYEAEWVRPNFQIWNLNHEYTHYLDGRFDMYGDFDAGMATPTVWWIEGFAEYVSYSYRGVPYTEAMTEAGRGTYALSTLFDTTYSNDTTRIYRWGYLAARFMLENHRTDMDTVLGYYRSGNWNAARTYLTSTIGTRYDNDWSTWLAGCAAGTCGGTNPPGNQAPTAAFTTAVQGLKVTFTDQSTDTDGTVASRSWNFGDGTTSTATNPSKTYGSAGTYTVKLTVTDDKGATATATRTVTVSSGGGTGTECTGADVRELGQNCQRSNQSATTGNYAYFYLYVPAGTTQLKITSTGGTGDADLYYSYNGWPGTTSYTQRSTGTGNSHTLTITNPPAGANYISLYAVNGFSGVTVTTSY; encoded by the coding sequence TTGCCGCTGGCCCTGACCCTCGCCATGGGTATCGGCCTGCTGGCCCAGCCGGCCGGCGCAACCGAGAACGCTGAGCCGGCAGCACGCATCACGGCAGAGGGCCCGGACCGGGCTGAGCCCGCGCCTGTCGGGCAGCACACCACGGCCGAGACCGAGCATGTCGCGAAGGGGCGCCTGAAGGCATCCCAGCTGCCGCCCCTGGCCGCGAGCAAGGACGCTCTCAAGGTGGACTACGGCAAGACAGTCAAACCGCCTGTACCTTCCTCCACGTCAGCGGAGAAGGCGTTCGGAGGGGCAGTCGGAGAAAAGAGCGCTGCGGCGTGCAACGTGTCCGACTTCACGAGCCGCACCGGCAGCGCGCTGGTCCAGCAGATCAAGGCGTCGACGGTCGACTGCGTCAACACGCTGTTCAAACTGACCGGGAACGACGCCTACTACGCCTTCCGTGAGGCGCAGATGAGCACCGTCGCCTATGCCCTGCGTGACGGTTCGACGTCCTACCCCGGCGACTCCAGCACCGGTATGCCTCAGCTCGTGCTCTACCTGCGTGCCGGCTACTACGTCCACTACTACAACGCCGACGCGGTCGGCTCCTACGGCAGCGGCTTGCAGACCGCCATCCGTGCGGGACTCGACGCGTTCTTCGCCAGCGCTCACTCCCGCGACGTCACGGACGCCAACGGGGAGACGCTCTCCGAGGCCGTCACGCTGATCGACAGCGCCGAGGAGAACGCCCGCTACATCTACGTCGTCAAGCGGATGCTGGCGGACTACGACTCCTCCTGGAACGCCTCCTGGTGGATGCTCAACGCGGTCAACAACGTCTACACCGTGACCTTCCGTGGCCACCAGGTACCCGCGTTCGTGACCGCGGTACAGTCCGACCCCAGCCTGGTCGACGCGCTGTACGGCTTCGCCATCGGTCACGTGGCCCTGCTGGGGACGGACCAGTCCTATCTGACGTCCAACGCCGGGCGGGAGCTGGGCAGGTTTCTGCAGCACTCCGCACTGCAGCCCAAGGTCCGGCCCCTGGCCGACGGCCTGCTGAACGCCAGTTCCATCAAGGGCGTCACCGCACCGCTCTGGGTCGGCGTAGCCGAGATGGCCGACTACTACGACAAGGCCAACTGCTCCTACTACGGCACCTGCAACCTGCAGTCGCAGCTGGAGAAAGCGGTGCTGACGGTGACCTACCCGTGCAGCTCCAGCATCACCATCAAAGCCCAGCAGATGACCTCGAGCGAGCTGTCGTCGAGCTGCTCCAGCCTGCGCGACCAGGACGCGTACTTCCACAGCGCCGTCCGGGACAACGGGCCTGTCGCCAACGACAAGAACAGCACCATCGAGGTCGTCGCCTTCGACTCCAGCACCGACTACCAGACCTATGCCGGTGCCATGTACGGGATCGACACCAACAACGGCGGCATGTACCTGGAAGGAGACCCGGCGGCGGCGGGTAACCAGCCCCGGTTCATCGCCTACGAGGCCGAGTGGGTGCGCCCGAACTTCCAGATCTGGAACCTCAACCACGAGTACACCCACTACCTCGACGGCCGCTTCGACATGTACGGCGACTTCGACGCCGGCATGGCGACACCGACTGTCTGGTGGATCGAGGGCTTCGCGGAATACGTCTCCTACTCCTACCGCGGCGTTCCCTACACCGAGGCAATGACGGAGGCGGGCCGTGGCACCTACGCCCTGAGTACCCTCTTCGACACCACCTACAGCAACGACACCACACGCATATACCGTTGGGGCTACCTCGCCGCCCGGTTCATGCTCGAGAACCACCGCACCGACATGGACACGGTCCTCGGGTACTACCGTTCCGGCAACTGGAACGCCGCCCGCACCTACCTGACCAGCACCATCGGTACTCGCTACGACAACGACTGGTCCACCTGGCTGGCAGGCTGCGCGGCCGGCACCTGCGGGGGCACCAACCCGCCCGGCAACCAGGCGCCCACCGCCGCGTTCACCACGGCAGTCCAGGGCCTGAAGGTCACCTTCACCGACCAGTCCACCGACACCGACGGCACCGTCGCCTCCAGGTCCTGGAACTTCGGCGATGGCACCACCTCCACCGCCACCAACCCCAGCAAGACCTACGGCTCCGCCGGAACCTACACGGTGAAGCTGACGGTCACCGATGACAAGGGAGCCACCGCCACTGCCACGAGGACCGTCACCGTCAGCAGCGGCGGAGGTACCGGCACCGAGTGCACCGGCGCCGATGTCAGAGAGCTGGGTCAGAACTGCCAGCGCAGCAACCAGTCCGCCACCACCGGCAACTACGCCTACTTCTACCTCTACGTCCCGGCCGGCACCACCCAGCTGAAGATCACCAGCACCGGCGGCACGGGCGACGCGGACCTGTACTACAGCTACAACGGCTGGCCCGGCACCACCAGCTACACACAGCGTTCCACGGGAACCGGCAACAGCCACACCCTGACCATCACCAACCCGCCGGCCGGCGCCAACTACATCAGCCTGTACGCCGTGAACGGCTTCAGCGGCGTCACCGTCACCACCAGCTACTGA
- a CDS encoding hypothetical protein (Q-X-W motif;~Ricin-type beta-trefoil lectin domain; pfam00652;~Ricin-type beta-trefoil; Carbohydrate-binding domain formed from presumed gene triplication. The domain is foundin a variety of molecules serving diverse functions such as enzymatic activity, inhibitory toxicity and signal transduction. Highly specific...; cd00161;~Xanthomonas XOO_2897-like deaminase; pfam14440;~identified by MetaGeneAnnotator; putative;~putative sugar binding sites [chemical binding];~secreted protein [Streptomyces albus J1074]), producing the protein MRTFSRLTGRLLPPVLAMALLAGAGVSDGYTASRTELAGDYDWYEDTVAEELRQDQCLMSDVLRLGGPAMAASAKDALNQSPARLRELADRDFWEDTPLATAYQTDQDAALADLNRLDTLHNSWKITGLTTPGGFGSVTDFEWPPGTSGDDGEDFHTQTGLTQWIADRFWKDESDFYEDATPPADAKTVAAVKALGQPLYGKDPDPSSPDWNRQLALRDAYQYLTDWSLEPTGADNARLFLSSGGFPAKAPLPGSAEYRIAVEDLKSRFASCAWRDPMDPEKVLGEVTATAATEWQQEIGSQAVPRNDILTANKNAVQALTVASESMGKLLGHSWVADHITRWQDYWSSGGIGWIGTAPMAIQIPGAAGKCLGAQGSATTNGTPVEVVACATAAAQQWKVNGEYGQGYSLQNVNSSKCLDVATDKTKIQLWTCNGTPMQTWKFSVRASATLQNVGADKCLNFPAYTAGQDALAAVCSTAATQKVLFKPTGNNGTVPPAAEFTKATARLASARAGAVAELAELKRQATAATAAQTASATAEQAAYTIADAAGAPRGRGLLVGQQKAQVTQGAAAAVTALVKAGETAEAATRAAAADSATIAQRALAQAAQSKAEFRKEAAYRAELQAKAAADAARLHRDNAKKDKELAEAKLAQSLIAEGDAKAAAADAHAKRLKAEAEEATAKKEKETADLKRTEAAEHRKTAEAEAANAEAAKSRAEKAESTAVARKDDAEAARDRARELRDDAWDAQQKADAARAKADAKKAYAESLEAGDAADAARAAADEASRHADDAEAAAGRARTAADAATQAAADADAAATRAEAAAKRSRAAADEAQAAKLRADAAVRTATSAAADAIVASEHASAEAALSVKAANEAEAKAKTAKAEADAAKAEADKATVASAKAAGFAYVTARAAVDAGKSAAQVAVPANDAIQLGSPYVTKDSAASLVVLSGQAAKTIAEQQKAVADAHAVNAAEEAAAAQSLADQAQGDAKAAYQHAANAAKYAADARGYSKEALAYAAAAAAAAAKAQQSLARTIEYGRQAAEDAAAADKAAGRAEGYAETARASADAAALDAEAARAAAAQAEESAKEARAAAERADAAATAAEEAAKDAQKYAESAQEAATQAENAGNAQQIGNGTVPDEAGGLIGGVFYVVDHIEQVGKPQIIKKTGGCDGWWDQLVYKGDCTMTQKIGYKADLDLYLCATEVWENACFSGDTIYLGEQKTDTQYTEVTHTITIAEYQRGVDPIDILFGSWIRCAQKLTPGGENGSWGGCAWAVVDVASLFAGKIIRPIADAVRAMDAAARTGIGVFDAWKALRTLRLPEEALAGIAGKIMQTVLKACETAARAAPTVGARALAVSGSTEECIRQALRDLVKDKDHIVLGINPGSDDLTKIVGGRTFNGKEFGIQLPAGMGMGERPLWTVGVDQAVSNSTVRISVSLDGVAGAKNADEALNMLLARGETITNNDWGIIRSRGYGTAWEMVRLRAACRTEARTWKSIDWYMTNAEGKVEQVFPERFTYANGVPVN; encoded by the coding sequence TTGCGTACCTTCTCCCGGTTGACCGGTCGTCTGCTGCCGCCGGTGCTCGCCATGGCGCTGCTGGCCGGCGCGGGTGTGAGCGACGGCTACACGGCTTCGCGGACCGAGCTGGCGGGCGACTACGACTGGTACGAGGACACCGTCGCCGAGGAGTTGCGGCAGGACCAGTGCCTGATGAGCGATGTCCTGCGGCTGGGCGGGCCCGCCATGGCCGCCAGCGCGAAGGACGCGCTCAACCAGAGCCCGGCACGGCTGCGGGAGCTGGCCGACCGGGACTTCTGGGAGGACACGCCGCTCGCCACCGCGTACCAGACGGACCAGGACGCCGCGCTCGCCGATCTGAACCGGCTCGACACGCTCCACAACAGTTGGAAGATCACCGGGCTCACGACGCCGGGCGGCTTCGGTTCCGTCACCGACTTCGAGTGGCCGCCCGGGACGAGCGGGGACGACGGTGAGGACTTCCACACCCAGACCGGCCTGACGCAGTGGATCGCCGACCGGTTCTGGAAGGACGAGAGCGACTTCTACGAGGACGCGACCCCGCCGGCCGACGCGAAGACCGTCGCGGCGGTCAAGGCTCTGGGGCAGCCGCTCTACGGCAAGGATCCCGATCCGTCCTCGCCGGACTGGAACCGGCAGCTCGCACTGCGGGACGCCTACCAGTACCTGACGGACTGGAGTCTGGAGCCGACCGGCGCGGACAACGCCCGCCTGTTCCTGAGCTCGGGCGGCTTCCCGGCCAAGGCGCCGCTGCCGGGATCCGCCGAGTACCGGATCGCGGTGGAGGACCTCAAGTCCCGCTTCGCGTCCTGCGCGTGGCGTGATCCGATGGACCCCGAGAAGGTCCTGGGCGAGGTCACCGCGACCGCGGCGACGGAGTGGCAGCAGGAGATCGGCTCGCAGGCCGTCCCGCGCAACGACATCCTGACCGCGAACAAGAACGCAGTCCAGGCGTTGACCGTGGCCTCCGAGTCGATGGGCAAGCTGCTCGGCCACTCGTGGGTCGCCGACCACATCACCCGCTGGCAGGACTACTGGTCCTCGGGCGGCATCGGCTGGATCGGCACCGCCCCGATGGCCATCCAGATCCCGGGCGCGGCCGGCAAGTGCCTGGGCGCGCAGGGTTCGGCCACCACCAACGGCACCCCTGTCGAGGTGGTCGCCTGTGCGACGGCGGCCGCCCAGCAATGGAAGGTCAACGGGGAATACGGCCAGGGCTACAGCCTGCAGAACGTCAACTCGTCGAAGTGCCTCGACGTGGCCACCGACAAGACGAAGATCCAGCTCTGGACCTGCAACGGCACGCCCATGCAGACCTGGAAGTTCAGCGTCCGCGCCAGCGCCACCCTGCAGAATGTGGGGGCGGACAAGTGCCTGAACTTCCCCGCGTACACCGCGGGGCAGGACGCGCTCGCGGCCGTCTGCAGCACCGCCGCCACGCAGAAGGTGCTGTTCAAGCCCACCGGGAACAACGGCACCGTGCCGCCGGCGGCGGAGTTCACGAAGGCGACGGCGCGGCTCGCCTCCGCACGCGCCGGGGCGGTGGCCGAGCTGGCCGAGCTCAAGCGCCAGGCGACGGCCGCGACGGCGGCCCAGACCGCCAGTGCCACCGCCGAGCAGGCCGCGTACACGATCGCGGACGCCGCCGGCGCGCCGCGGGGCCGCGGTCTGCTGGTGGGGCAACAGAAGGCGCAGGTCACTCAGGGTGCCGCGGCAGCGGTCACGGCACTGGTGAAGGCCGGTGAGACCGCCGAGGCGGCCACCCGGGCGGCGGCCGCGGACAGCGCCACGATCGCCCAGCGGGCGCTGGCGCAGGCCGCGCAGTCCAAGGCGGAGTTCCGCAAGGAGGCGGCCTACCGGGCCGAACTGCAGGCCAAGGCGGCCGCGGACGCGGCCAGGCTGCACCGCGACAACGCCAAGAAGGACAAGGAGCTGGCCGAGGCCAAGCTCGCCCAGTCCCTGATCGCCGAGGGAGACGCCAAGGCGGCGGCGGCCGACGCGCACGCCAAGCGGCTGAAGGCCGAGGCCGAAGAGGCCACGGCGAAGAAGGAGAAGGAGACCGCCGACCTCAAGAGGACGGAGGCCGCCGAGCACCGGAAGACGGCGGAAGCCGAAGCGGCCAACGCGGAGGCCGCCAAGAGCAGGGCCGAGAAGGCGGAGTCCACCGCGGTGGCCCGCAAGGACGACGCCGAGGCCGCCCGGGACCGGGCCAGGGAACTGCGCGACGACGCGTGGGACGCCCAGCAGAAGGCGGACGCGGCGCGCGCCAAGGCCGACGCCAAGAAGGCCTACGCCGAATCCCTGGAAGCCGGGGACGCGGCGGACGCCGCGCGGGCGGCGGCCGATGAGGCCTCCCGGCACGCGGACGACGCGGAGGCGGCGGCCGGCCGGGCCCGTACCGCGGCCGACGCGGCCACCCAGGCGGCGGCGGACGCGGACGCGGCGGCGACCCGCGCGGAGGCAGCCGCCAAGCGCTCGCGGGCAGCCGCGGACGAGGCGCAGGCGGCGAAGCTGCGGGCGGACGCCGCGGTGCGCACCGCGACCAGTGCCGCCGCCGACGCCATCGTCGCCTCCGAGCACGCCTCGGCCGAGGCCGCCCTGTCGGTCAAGGCGGCCAACGAGGCCGAGGCGAAGGCGAAGACGGCCAAGGCCGAAGCGGACGCGGCCAAGGCCGAGGCCGACAAGGCCACCGTCGCCTCGGCGAAGGCGGCGGGATTCGCCTATGTGACCGCGCGGGCCGCGGTGGACGCCGGGAAGTCGGCCGCGCAGGTGGCGGTTCCCGCGAACGACGCGATCCAGCTCGGTTCGCCGTACGTCACCAAGGACTCGGCCGCCTCTCTGGTGGTCCTGTCCGGCCAGGCGGCGAAGACCATCGCCGAGCAGCAGAAGGCCGTCGCGGACGCCCACGCCGTCAACGCGGCCGAGGAAGCGGCCGCCGCCCAGTCCCTCGCCGATCAGGCGCAGGGCGACGCGAAGGCCGCCTACCAGCACGCGGCGAACGCCGCCAAGTACGCCGCGGATGCCCGCGGTTACTCGAAGGAGGCACTCGCCTACGCGGCCGCCGCGGCGGCCGCCGCGGCGAAGGCACAGCAGTCACTGGCCCGCACCATCGAGTACGGGCGACAGGCCGCCGAGGACGCCGCCGCCGCCGACAAGGCCGCGGGCCGGGCCGAGGGCTACGCCGAAACCGCCCGCGCCTCCGCCGACGCCGCCGCCCTCGACGCGGAGGCCGCCCGTGCGGCCGCCGCGCAGGCCGAGGAGTCCGCCAAGGAGGCCAGGGCCGCCGCCGAGCGGGCCGACGCCGCGGCGACGGCGGCGGAGGAAGCCGCCAAGGACGCCCAGAAGTACGCCGAGTCCGCCCAGGAGGCCGCGACCCAGGCCGAGAACGCCGGGAACGCCCAGCAGATCGGGAACGGGACGGTCCCGGACGAGGCCGGCGGTCTGATCGGCGGTGTGTTCTACGTCGTCGATCACATCGAGCAGGTCGGCAAGCCGCAGATCATCAAGAAGACCGGCGGCTGCGACGGCTGGTGGGACCAGCTCGTCTACAAGGGCGACTGCACGATGACCCAGAAGATCGGCTACAAGGCCGATCTCGACCTCTACCTGTGCGCCACGGAGGTCTGGGAGAACGCGTGCTTCTCCGGCGACACGATCTACCTCGGCGAGCAGAAGACGGACACGCAGTACACCGAGGTCACGCACACCATCACGATCGCGGAGTACCAGCGGGGTGTCGATCCCATCGACATCCTGTTCGGCAGCTGGATCCGCTGCGCCCAGAAACTCACCCCGGGTGGTGAGAACGGGAGCTGGGGTGGTTGCGCCTGGGCCGTGGTGGATGTGGCGTCGTTGTTCGCCGGCAAGATCATCCGGCCCATCGCGGACGCCGTCCGGGCGATGGACGCCGCGGCCAGGACCGGAATCGGCGTCTTCGACGCGTGGAAGGCCCTGCGCACCCTCCGGTTGCCCGAGGAAGCCCTCGCGGGCATCGCCGGCAAGATCATGCAGACGGTGCTCAAGGCCTGCGAGACGGCCGCCAGGGCGGCGCCGACCGTCGGCGCCCGGGCGCTCGCCGTTTCGGGTTCGACCGAGGAGTGCATCCGCCAGGCTCTCCGGGACCTGGTCAAGGACAAGGACCACATCGTCCTCGGCATCAACCCGGGCTCGGACGACCTCACCAAAATCGTCGGCGGGCGCACGTTCAACGGCAAGGAGTTCGGCATCCAGCTGCCGGCCGGCATGGGCATGGGGGAACGCCCCCTGTGGACGGTGGGAGTGGACCAGGCGGTGTCCAACTCCACGGTGAGGATCTCGGTGTCGCTGGACGGTGTCGCGGGCGCCAAGAACGCCGACGAGGCGCTGAACATGCTTCTGGCGCGAGGTGAGACGATCACCAACAACGACTGGGGGATCATCCGGTCCAGAGGGTACGGAACCGCGTGGGAGATGGTCAGACTCCGTGCGGCCTGCCGGACGGAGGCCCGCACCTGGAAGAGCATCGACTGGTACATGACCAACGCGGAAGGCAAAGTCGAGCAAGTCTTCCCGGAGCGCTTCACGTACGCCAACGGCGTGCCGGTGAACTGA
- a CDS encoding hypothetical protein (DNA-binding transcriptional regulator HcaR; Provisional;~Helix-turn-helix domains; cl00088;~The C-terminal substrate binding domain of LysR-type transcriptional regulators involved in the catabolism of aromatic compounds and that of other related regulators, contains type 2 periplasmic binding fold; cd08414;~dimerization interface [polypeptide binding];~identified by MetaGeneAnnotator; putative;~substrate binding pocket [chemical binding];~transcriptional regulator [Streptomyces lividans TK24]), with product MELELRHLRVLCAIADLGGVGRAAAALGYSQPAMSTQLRRIEGMLGKGVFMRSSTGMELTSYGAQVVGRAREILVLADNLTGLRHSRTPETTRRLRLGVINTPVVPVLLDSLRDAFPDLVVSVSSVYATGELLSLLEAGELDAGLGCDYPGLPIQHSPNVDRRAIRTVPIFVATPAGHPLAHRLEIPLEGLSEDTWFVSSDDGVGWPGVFYDACQAAGFTPAVTHEFHVLDQLQSMIAKGLGVTAVQPTVCPVDGVLIKPLAGDPLWQRHLLLWRRDLVDASVVEAVHHHAVRTHRQLLAQAPHFQKWVARTYAPPRSADGTRKTLPGPA from the coding sequence GTGGAGCTCGAGTTGCGACACTTGCGCGTGTTGTGTGCGATAGCGGATTTGGGGGGTGTCGGCCGGGCGGCTGCCGCACTCGGATACTCACAGCCGGCCATGAGCACGCAATTACGCCGCATCGAGGGGATGCTCGGCAAGGGAGTGTTCATGCGCAGCAGCACCGGTATGGAGCTCACGTCCTACGGTGCACAGGTCGTCGGCCGGGCCCGTGAGATTCTGGTGCTCGCGGACAATCTCACTGGTCTTCGGCACTCGCGCACGCCCGAGACGACACGTCGACTTCGCCTCGGTGTCATCAATACGCCCGTGGTGCCTGTGCTGCTGGACTCTCTTCGCGACGCTTTTCCCGATCTCGTCGTCTCCGTCAGCAGTGTGTATGCCACCGGGGAACTCCTGAGCCTTCTGGAAGCCGGCGAATTGGATGCCGGTCTGGGATGCGACTATCCTGGGCTGCCGATTCAGCACTCTCCGAATGTGGATCGTCGTGCGATCAGAACTGTTCCGATCTTCGTAGCCACCCCTGCCGGTCACCCGCTTGCGCATCGCCTTGAAATTCCCTTGGAGGGGCTTTCCGAGGACACTTGGTTCGTTTCTTCTGACGATGGGGTGGGATGGCCTGGCGTCTTCTACGACGCCTGCCAGGCTGCGGGTTTCACGCCGGCGGTCACGCACGAGTTCCATGTGCTCGATCAATTGCAGTCGATGATCGCCAAAGGTCTCGGAGTGACCGCCGTTCAGCCCACTGTGTGTCCCGTGGACGGGGTTCTGATCAAACCTCTGGCGGGGGATCCTCTGTGGCAGCGGCATTTGCTCTTGTGGCGCCGAGATCTGGTCGACGCGTCGGTTGTCGAGGCGGTGCATCATCATGCCGTTCGAACTCACCGGCAGCTGCTGGCTCAGGCTCCGCACTTCCAGAAGTGGGTAGCTCGTACGTACGCGCCTCCTCGTTCTGCGGACGGAACCAGAAAGACGCTTCCTGGTCCGGCTTGA
- a CDS encoding hypothetical protein (identified by MetaGeneAnnotator; putative;~sequence version:1): MTILAAWPASAREGYPYSLSTSDDNPGGAVGFFADGDVVELGDIQADGKDIEIDVWDVTPEPDVYKFGFYNRKGYRNGSVYTDASMGAPFNLAEGHCIKLRIRLVNAGSTTVVNGSTNWGRFRNSMPHENC; the protein is encoded by the coding sequence ATGACCATTCTGGCCGCGTGGCCGGCGTCGGCGAGGGAGGGCTACCCTTACTCGCTCTCTACGTCAGACGACAACCCCGGCGGCGCCGTCGGGTTCTTCGCCGACGGCGACGTGGTGGAGCTCGGCGACATTCAGGCGGATGGCAAGGACATCGAGATCGATGTGTGGGACGTCACCCCGGAGCCCGACGTGTACAAGTTCGGGTTCTACAACCGCAAGGGCTACCGGAATGGGTCGGTGTATACCGATGCCAGCATGGGTGCGCCCTTCAACCTCGCCGAGGGCCATTGCATCAAGTTGCGTATCCGGCTTGTCAACGCCGGTAGCACCACGGTAGTCAACGGCTCCACGAACTGGGGGCGGTTCCGCAACAGCATGCCTCACGAAAACTGCTGA